A region from the Halobacillus mangrovi genome encodes:
- the metK gene encoding methionine adenosyltransferase, whose amino-acid sequence MPANRRLFTSESVTEGHPDKICDQISDAILDEILKNDPNARVACETTVTTGLVLVSGEISTNTYVDIPSIVRQTIKDIGYTRAKYGFDADTCAVLTAIDEQSPDIAGGVDVAYESREGQMSEDEIEAIGAGDQGLMFGFANNETKELMPLPISLAHKLSKRLSDVRNDGTLEYLRPDGKTQVTIEYDENDKPVRVDTIVISTQHAEEITLDQIKKDIKAEVIDPVVPSYLIDNHTKYFINPTGRFVIGGPQGDAGLTGRKIIVDTYGGYARHGGGAFSGKDATKVDRSAAYAARYVAKNIVAAELADTVEVQLAYAIGVAQPVSISINTFGTGKVSEERLVEAVRDMFDLRPAGIIKMLDLRRPIYRQTAAYGHFGRTDVEFPWEKTDKAEELKNRFK is encoded by the coding sequence ATGCCTGCCAATCGCCGGTTATTCACATCAGAATCTGTTACCGAGGGCCACCCGGATAAAATTTGTGACCAGATTTCTGATGCGATCTTAGACGAAATTTTAAAAAACGACCCAAATGCGAGGGTTGCGTGTGAAACGACAGTCACTACAGGACTTGTGCTAGTGTCTGGAGAAATCAGTACCAATACCTATGTAGATATTCCATCTATAGTACGCCAGACCATCAAGGATATTGGCTATACAAGAGCCAAGTATGGTTTTGATGCTGATACGTGTGCAGTTCTTACTGCCATTGACGAACAATCCCCAGACATCGCCGGTGGAGTAGATGTTGCCTATGAATCACGTGAAGGGCAAATGAGCGAGGATGAAATCGAGGCAATTGGTGCAGGTGACCAGGGGCTTATGTTCGGATTTGCAAACAATGAAACGAAAGAATTGATGCCTTTGCCGATCTCTCTTGCGCATAAGCTTTCCAAACGCTTATCTGATGTTCGTAATGACGGTACACTCGAGTACTTACGTCCAGACGGGAAAACTCAAGTGACGATTGAATACGATGAAAATGATAAACCGGTTCGCGTTGATACGATTGTCATTTCAACTCAGCATGCTGAAGAGATTACCCTTGATCAAATTAAAAAAGACATTAAGGCTGAAGTTATTGATCCTGTTGTTCCTTCTTACTTAATTGATAATCATACAAAATATTTCATTAACCCTACAGGCCGTTTCGTAATCGGAGGTCCACAAGGGGATGCGGGTCTAACAGGAAGAAAGATCATTGTTGATACCTACGGTGGATATGCTCGACATGGGGGCGGTGCATTCAGTGGAAAAGATGCAACAAAAGTGGACCGCTCCGCTGCTTATGCTGCGCGTTACGTAGCGAAGAACATCGTAGCTGCAGAACTTGCAGATACTGTGGAAGTACAGTTGGCGTACGCTATCGGTGTAGCTCAGCCTGTATCCATTTCTATCAATACGTTCGGTACAGGGAAGGTTAGCGAAGAAAGACTTGTTGAAGCAGTCAGAGACATGTTTGACCTGCGTCCAGCAGGAATTATTAAAATGTTGGACCTTCGTCGTCCGATTTATCGCCAAACAGCTGCGTACGGTCACTTCGGTCGTACCGATGTGGAATTTCCATGGGAGAAGACTGATAAAGCAGAAGAACTTAAAAACCGCTTCAAATAA
- a CDS encoding gamma carbonic anhydrase, translating to MICEYKGELPQIDPSAYIAEDAVITGDVKIGELSSVWFKTVIRGDVSPVHIGKEVNIQDLSMLHQSPNQPLIIEDGVTVGHQVTLHSAHIKKNALIGMGSLILDGAEIGEQAFIGAGSLVPPGKVIPPNTLAFGRPAKVVRELNEADIQELDRIRKTYVEKGQYYKSLQT from the coding sequence ATGATTTGCGAATATAAAGGAGAGCTACCTCAAATTGATCCGAGTGCTTATATTGCAGAAGATGCCGTCATCACGGGGGATGTAAAAATCGGAGAACTTTCCAGCGTGTGGTTCAAAACCGTGATCAGAGGAGACGTTTCACCTGTACATATAGGAAAAGAGGTAAATATACAAGATTTAAGCATGCTTCACCAAAGCCCTAATCAGCCGTTGATCATTGAAGACGGAGTAACTGTCGGTCATCAGGTGACATTACATTCTGCCCACATTAAAAAGAACGCACTAATCGGAATGGGCTCACTTATCCTAGACGGAGCAGAAATTGGTGAGCAAGCTTTTATAGGGGCGGGAAGCTTAGTTCCTCCCGGAAAGGTGATTCCGCCAAATACTCTGGCATTCGGAAGGCCTGCAAAAGTTGTGCGTGAACTGAATGAAGCGGATATTCAGGAACTTGACCGCATTCGTAAAACGTATGTTGAAAAAGGACAATATTATAAAAGTCTGCAAACCTAG
- a CDS encoding alpha/beta hydrolase, whose product MIKLVSEQNLATIVIVHGAFEHAGRYDELAAHFQQDGFNVIYGDLPGQGKSTGKKGHIHRFDEYIKTIGYWITKADESRPIFILGHSMGGIAVIRAMQTFHPLVDGVILSSPAAGILNGAGKRMEAFSHIINRVWPTLRVKAPMKPEMVTRNQELIIRDKHDSMILSKVSIRWYREFRKGIKQSFQDIDRFPDVPLLVMQAEEDLMVDIEKTKEWFHKVSCKEKCYKQWPGLYHEIFNEPEWNTVYNYTKSFIKLHLDKS is encoded by the coding sequence ATGATAAAATTGGTTTCAGAACAGAATCTGGCTACAATAGTGATTGTCCATGGGGCATTTGAACATGCGGGACGCTACGATGAGCTGGCGGCTCACTTTCAACAAGACGGGTTCAATGTCATTTATGGCGATCTTCCTGGACAAGGAAAGTCGACAGGGAAAAAAGGTCATATCCATAGATTTGATGAGTATATAAAAACGATTGGGTACTGGATTACTAAAGCAGATGAGTCCAGACCGATCTTCATATTAGGCCACAGTATGGGAGGTATAGCAGTGATTCGTGCCATGCAAACCTTTCATCCTTTGGTTGATGGTGTCATTCTATCGTCCCCTGCAGCCGGTATTTTGAATGGAGCAGGGAAGCGGATGGAAGCTTTTTCTCACATTATTAATAGGGTTTGGCCTACCTTAAGGGTGAAAGCCCCTATGAAACCGGAAATGGTTACGAGAAATCAAGAGCTTATCATCAGAGATAAGCACGATTCCATGATCTTATCCAAAGTCTCGATTCGCTGGTATAGAGAGTTCAGGAAAGGGATTAAACAATCGTTTCAAGATATTGACCGATTTCCAGATGTGCCTCTTCTCGTCATGCAGGCAGAGGAAGACTTGATGGTGGATATTGAAAAGACGAAAGAATGGTTTCATAAAGTGTCGTGTAAAGAGAAATGCTATAAACAGTGGCCCGGGCTTTATCATGAGATTTTTAACGAACCGGAATGGAATACAGTCTATAACTATACAAAAAGTTTTATAAAACTTCACCTGGATAAATCCTGA
- a CDS encoding tetraprenyl-beta-curcumene synthase family protein, whose protein sequence is MYKVYRRIFPAVHKELNYWIEKAQAIPDEELRSQALASIEGKTFHCEGGAIYSVLAKDNWEAAIRFIVAYQTISDYLDNLCDRSTSMDPEDFRMLHQSMTDALTPGNEVKDYYQHREDNDDGGYLKELVQTCQKVLKTPYYSVVQHHTVKLGALYNDLQVHKHVIEEERIPRLKSWFENYQSEWPHLEWYEFSACTGSTLGIFCLVSYTLGGTMDERLAEQVERSYFPFMQGLHILLDYYIDQQEDEEEGDLNFCTYYNHDGEMKDRFKYFVKQTHEEIQKLPNTPFHQMIHEGLVGMYLADRKVGKLKNARSFVKDLLKVSGKKATFFYYNTKMYHKLKPGRPL, encoded by the coding sequence ATGTATAAAGTATATCGGAGGATTTTCCCTGCTGTACATAAAGAATTGAATTACTGGATTGAAAAGGCTCAGGCAATTCCCGATGAGGAGCTTCGCTCTCAGGCTTTGGCGAGTATCGAAGGGAAGACTTTTCATTGTGAAGGGGGAGCTATCTACTCTGTGCTGGCCAAAGACAACTGGGAAGCAGCGATTCGCTTCATTGTTGCTTACCAGACGATAAGCGATTATCTTGATAACCTATGTGATCGAAGTACTTCTATGGATCCTGAGGATTTCCGTATGCTGCACCAATCCATGACGGATGCTCTCACACCTGGAAACGAAGTCAAAGATTACTATCAACACAGAGAAGATAATGATGACGGAGGTTATTTAAAAGAGCTCGTCCAAACTTGTCAGAAAGTCTTAAAGACACCTTATTACAGTGTAGTCCAGCATCACACGGTCAAATTAGGGGCGCTTTATAATGACCTTCAGGTACATAAGCACGTCATCGAAGAAGAAAGAATTCCGAGATTGAAAAGCTGGTTTGAAAACTACCAGTCTGAGTGGCCTCATTTAGAATGGTATGAATTTTCAGCTTGTACAGGCTCAACATTAGGAATTTTCTGCCTAGTCTCCTATACGTTGGGAGGCACCATGGATGAACGACTTGCTGAGCAAGTGGAACGAAGTTATTTTCCGTTTATGCAAGGTCTTCACATTCTCTTAGATTATTATATCGATCAACAAGAAGACGAAGAAGAAGGGGATCTTAATTTCTGCACCTATTACAATCATGATGGGGAAATGAAAGACCGCTTTAAATATTTTGTAAAACAGACTCATGAAGAAATTCAAAAGCTTCCTAATACACCTTTTCATCAAATGATTCATGAAGGGCTTGTAGGGATGTACCTTGCCGACAGAAAAGTAGGGAAGTTGAAAAATGCAAGGAGTTTTGTGAAGGATTTGCTTAAAGTGAGTGGGAAGAAAGCTACATTTTTTTATTACAACACTAAAATGTACCATAAATTAAAGCCTGGAAGACCATTGTAG
- a CDS encoding class I SAM-dependent methyltransferase, protein MTLQRILDYSHTLMEQTLKKGDIAVDGTCGNGHDTLFLAKLVGEEGHVHGFDVQQKAIQNTIRRLEANSVEHRVSLYHESHSHIKESIPSEHQSNIQAAIFNLGYLPGSDKQVVTTPTETISSVENLLTMMKKGGLIVLVVYHGHSGGDVEREAVVKFVTSLDQKAYSVLQYGFINQRNNPPFILAIEKQ, encoded by the coding sequence ATGACTTTACAACGCATTTTAGATTATTCTCATACACTAATGGAACAAACATTAAAGAAAGGCGATATTGCCGTAGATGGAACGTGCGGAAATGGTCATGATACCCTCTTCCTCGCTAAGCTTGTAGGAGAAGAAGGACATGTTCACGGATTCGACGTTCAGCAGAAAGCCATTCAAAATACCATTAGACGCTTGGAAGCAAACTCTGTTGAACACCGCGTGTCCCTCTATCATGAATCACACAGTCATATAAAAGAGAGCATTCCAAGCGAGCATCAATCGAACATTCAGGCAGCCATTTTCAATTTAGGCTACCTTCCAGGGAGTGATAAGCAAGTCGTCACAACACCAACCGAAACTATTTCTTCTGTTGAAAATCTCCTGACTATGATGAAAAAGGGCGGCCTGATCGTCCTTGTCGTCTATCATGGTCACTCAGGAGGAGACGTGGAAAGAGAAGCTGTCGTGAAGTTCGTCACTTCACTTGATCAGAAAGCATACAGTGTTCTCCAATATGGATTCATTAATCAAAGGAATAATCCACCGTTTATACTAGCTATCGAAAAACAGTAG
- a CDS encoding WD40 repeat domain-containing protein, whose protein sequence is MRSLTAHTAHVNKVLFSPDSQTILSAGFNGELFLWEADSGQRTQVFEGHKQTVNGVSWIENGKKLLSASGDGKILTHEVTSSSPVQERQDLKSGVQHLRVTKDEEYLITSTKSNMITLWELPDGEQVKKVKSDEKNIGVLETGKCHNHAIIGGLGQTIRRFDLPSCEVLEQVDGHEGATMGFRFFDEDRHAVSVGYDGVLILWDMVTHQALEKFNVGDQGYYGIAVAPSGLEVAITMAYQVKRVSLSDLSVVDNELPAKGNYSADYAPNGARFVIGSADKTVRLFDLNK, encoded by the coding sequence ATGAGATCATTAACTGCTCATACTGCACACGTTAATAAAGTATTGTTTAGTCCTGATAGCCAAACCATCCTCTCTGCAGGGTTCAATGGTGAACTTTTTTTGTGGGAAGCAGATAGTGGCCAAAGAACTCAAGTTTTTGAGGGACACAAACAGACAGTGAACGGAGTCAGTTGGATTGAAAATGGCAAGAAGCTGCTCTCAGCTTCAGGCGATGGGAAGATATTGACTCATGAAGTAACAAGCAGCAGTCCAGTGCAAGAAAGGCAGGACTTAAAGTCAGGAGTCCAGCATTTGAGAGTAACAAAAGACGAGGAGTATTTGATTACAAGTACGAAGTCGAATATGATCACACTTTGGGAGTTGCCAGATGGCGAACAAGTGAAAAAAGTGAAAAGTGATGAGAAAAATATAGGTGTGCTTGAAACAGGGAAGTGTCATAACCATGCCATCATTGGAGGATTAGGTCAGACAATTCGACGTTTCGATCTTCCGAGCTGTGAGGTTCTGGAACAGGTCGACGGTCATGAAGGAGCTACGATGGGATTCCGGTTCTTTGATGAAGATCGTCATGCCGTTTCAGTAGGATATGATGGTGTGTTAATTTTGTGGGACATGGTCACTCATCAGGCTTTGGAGAAATTCAACGTTGGGGATCAGGGATATTACGGAATAGCTGTGGCTCCAAGTGGACTGGAAGTGGCGATCACCATGGCTTATCAAGTGAAGCGTGTATCCTTGTCCGATTTATCTGTTGTTGATAACGAATTACCTGCTAAGGGAAATTATAGTGCAGATTATGCTCCGAATGGGGCCCGGTTTGTCATAGGATCGGCGGATAAAACCGTTCGCCTGTTTGACTTAAACAAATAA